From a region of the Halolamina sp. CBA1230 genome:
- the sucD gene encoding succinate--CoA ligase subunit alpha, whose translation MSILVDDDTRVVVQGITGGEGNFHAEQMIEYGTNVVAGAVPGKGGQEAAGVPVYDTVEEAAVEEDADASVIFVPPAFAGDAIFEALDASLDLAVAITEGVPTQDMAKVNKRLSEVDTRLIGPNCPGIITPGEAKLGILPGNIFADGNVGLVSRSGTLTYQVVDSLTQRGIGQTTAVGIGGDPIIGTSFVDALELFEADEETEAVVMCGEIGGEDEEQAAEFIGENMDTPVAGFIAGRTAPPGKRMGHAGAIVSGGGGTGTAQSKIDALNDAGVPVGDTPEEVADHVESFL comes from the coding sequence ATGAGTATTCTCGTCGACGACGACACCCGAGTCGTGGTGCAGGGCATCACGGGCGGGGAGGGGAACTTCCACGCCGAACAGATGATCGAGTACGGCACCAACGTGGTCGCCGGCGCCGTCCCCGGCAAGGGCGGACAGGAGGCCGCGGGCGTCCCCGTCTACGACACCGTCGAGGAGGCGGCCGTCGAGGAGGACGCCGACGCCTCCGTGATCTTCGTGCCGCCGGCCTTTGCGGGCGACGCGATCTTCGAGGCGCTCGACGCGTCGCTGGACCTGGCAGTCGCGATCACCGAGGGTGTCCCCACCCAGGACATGGCGAAGGTGAACAAGCGCCTCTCGGAGGTCGACACGCGCCTGATCGGCCCGAACTGTCCGGGGATCATCACCCCCGGCGAGGCCAAACTCGGCATCCTGCCGGGGAACATCTTCGCCGACGGCAACGTCGGCCTGGTCTCGCGCTCGGGCACGCTGACCTACCAAGTGGTCGACAGCCTCACCCAGCGCGGCATCGGCCAGACGACCGCCGTCGGCATCGGCGGCGACCCGATCATCGGCACCTCGTTCGTCGACGCGCTCGAACTGTTCGAGGCGGACGAGGAGACCGAGGCCGTCGTGATGTGCGGCGAGATCGGCGGCGAAGACGAGGAGCAGGCCGCCGAGTTCATCGGCGAGAACATGGACACCCCCGTGGCGGGCTTCATCGCCGGTCGCACGGCGCCGCCGGGCAAGCGGATGGGCCACGCCGGCGCCATCGTCTCCGGTGGCGGCGGCACCGGCACCGCCCAGAGCAAGATCGACGCGCTCAACGACGCGGGCGTCCCCGTCGGCGACACCCCCGAGGAGGTCGCCGACCACGTCGAGAGCTTCCTCTAA
- the sucC gene encoding ADP-forming succinate--CoA ligase subunit beta — MKLHEYQAKEVFAEAGIPVPDSRLASSVDEVVDAVGEIGYPAAIKAQVHVGGRGKAGGIEIVTSEDEAREAAESILGMDLKGYTVDRVLVEAGVDFVDELYVGVTMDRAAGEPVAMVSTEGGVDIEQVAEETPEAIAREHVDPAFGMHPYESRKVVYEAGVEQQFAGEVASILRTLFDLYEEKDASEIEVNPVMITADDDVVAADAVMNIDDDALFRHPDLAEMEEESFEDELERKASEYGFEGANYVRLDGDVGIIGNGAGLVMATLDLVDYYGGTPANFLDIGGGAKADRVAKALDLVFSDENVDSVVFNIFGGITRGDEVAKGINEALSQFDEIPKPVTVRLAGTNAEEGMEILNTDLVTVEKTLEDAVQRAVADAEEVNQ; from the coding sequence ATGAAACTACACGAGTACCAGGCGAAGGAGGTGTTCGCCGAGGCCGGCATCCCGGTGCCGGACTCCCGGCTCGCCTCTTCGGTCGACGAGGTCGTCGATGCGGTGGGCGAGATCGGGTATCCCGCCGCGATCAAGGCACAGGTCCACGTCGGCGGCCGCGGCAAGGCCGGCGGCATCGAGATCGTCACGAGCGAGGACGAGGCCCGCGAGGCCGCCGAGTCGATCCTCGGCATGGACCTGAAGGGGTACACCGTGGATCGTGTGCTCGTGGAGGCTGGCGTCGACTTCGTCGACGAACTGTACGTCGGCGTGACGATGGACCGCGCGGCCGGCGAGCCGGTCGCGATGGTCTCGACCGAGGGCGGCGTCGACATCGAGCAGGTCGCCGAGGAGACCCCCGAGGCGATCGCCCGCGAGCACGTCGACCCCGCCTTCGGCATGCATCCCTACGAGTCCCGGAAGGTCGTGTACGAGGCCGGCGTCGAGCAGCAGTTCGCCGGCGAGGTCGCGTCGATCCTCCGGACGCTGTTCGACCTCTACGAGGAGAAAGACGCCTCCGAGATCGAGGTCAACCCCGTGATGATCACGGCCGATGACGACGTGGTCGCCGCGGACGCGGTGATGAACATCGACGACGACGCGCTGTTCCGTCACCCCGACCTCGCGGAGATGGAGGAGGAGAGCTTCGAGGACGAGCTCGAGCGCAAGGCCAGCGAGTACGGCTTCGAAGGCGCGAACTACGTCCGCCTCGACGGCGACGTGGGGATCATCGGCAACGGCGCCGGCCTCGTGATGGCCACGCTCGACCTCGTCGACTACTACGGCGGCACACCCGCGAACTTCCTCGACATCGGCGGCGGCGCGAAAGCCGACCGCGTGGCGAAGGCGCTGGATCTGGTGTTCTCCGACGAGAACGTCGATTCGGTCGTGTTCAACATCTTCGGCGGGATCACCCGCGGCGACGAGGTCGCCAAGGGGATCAACGAGGCGCTTTCGCAGTTCGACGAGATCCCCAAGCCGGTCACCGTCCGGCTGGCGGGCACCAACGCCGAGGAGGGGATGGAGATCCTGAACACCGACCTCGTGACGGTCGAGAAGACCCTCGAGGACGCAGTCCAGCGAGCCGTTGCCGACGCCGAGGAGGTGAACCAATGA
- a CDS encoding helix-turn-helix domain-containing protein, with the protein MSLIAELRVAGKPFALSEALGAAPGMRAETEYSVSAPAGPVVFAWVWGGDFDAFESALPEDSTVEAFELIEDDGDRRLYQIVLADVPALIDPGRLHRRASASQLRIVTGPNYSIVTERLPDRESLAEYIRLCREHGYDVDLLRAHPPEEEHAQYDLSEKQVDALGAALAAGYFETPRRTDLDTLAEEFDISEQALSERLRRGVAAVLESTIGELYEPPGDERADTPGTLSG; encoded by the coding sequence ATGAGCCTGATCGCGGAACTCCGCGTCGCCGGCAAGCCGTTCGCGCTGAGCGAGGCGCTCGGGGCAGCTCCCGGGATGCGTGCCGAGACCGAGTACAGCGTCTCCGCGCCCGCGGGCCCCGTCGTGTTCGCCTGGGTGTGGGGCGGCGACTTCGACGCGTTCGAGTCGGCGTTACCCGAGGACTCCACGGTCGAGGCGTTCGAACTGATCGAGGACGATGGCGACCGACGACTCTACCAGATCGTACTCGCCGACGTCCCCGCGCTCATCGATCCCGGACGGCTCCACCGGCGGGCAAGCGCCTCCCAACTCCGGATCGTGACGGGGCCGAACTACTCGATCGTCACCGAGCGGCTCCCCGACCGCGAGTCGCTCGCGGAGTACATCCGGCTCTGCCGGGAGCACGGCTACGACGTGGATCTGCTCCGTGCCCACCCTCCCGAGGAGGAACACGCACAGTACGACCTCTCGGAGAAGCAGGTCGATGCGCTCGGGGCGGCGCTTGCGGCGGGCTACTTCGAGACGCCCCGACGAACGGATCTCGACACGCTGGCCGAGGAGTTCGACATCTCCGAGCAGGCGCTCTCGGAACGGCTCCGCCGCGGGGTCGCCGCAGTGTTGGAGTCGACGATCGGCGAGCTCTACGAACCCCCCGGTGATGAACGGGCCGACACGCCGGGAACGCTGTCGGGTTGA
- a CDS encoding multiprotein-bridging factor 1 family protein has protein sequence MTKYSTGGGGGGDDGDACELCGTASSSLRKANVAGAELLVCSDCEPMGANRNKDEKKREQQEGTRDGERTNRKKRAAQNTAKLMDSNQPDTEWVEGAEYDEDSLPYLVSDYGERVTEARQDAGLTPEEVADELEIDEDDLLAVEEGRAIRADVGGSVIAKLEDRFGLELAE, from the coding sequence ATGACCAAGTACTCGACCGGCGGTGGCGGCGGCGGCGACGACGGCGACGCGTGTGAACTCTGCGGGACGGCGTCGTCGTCGCTCCGGAAAGCCAACGTCGCGGGCGCGGAGCTGCTCGTCTGTTCGGACTGCGAGCCGATGGGCGCCAACCGCAACAAGGACGAGAAGAAACGCGAACAGCAGGAGGGTACCCGGGACGGCGAGCGCACGAACCGGAAGAAGCGCGCGGCCCAGAACACCGCGAAGCTGATGGACTCGAACCAGCCCGACACCGAGTGGGTCGAGGGCGCCGAGTACGACGAGGACAGCCTCCCCTACCTCGTCTCCGACTACGGCGAGCGCGTGACCGAGGCCCGGCAGGACGCCGGTCTCACGCCCGAGGAGGTGGCCGACGAACTGGAGATCGACGAGGACGACCTGCTCGCCGTGGAGGAGGGACGGGCGATCCGCGCCGACGTCGGCGGGAGCGTGATCGCGAAGCTGGAGGATCGGTTCGGGCTCGAGTTGGCCGAGTAG
- a CDS encoding EamA family transporter, which yields MADALAAPPVVYALALLPALLWGFSPVLSKRGMAAGGGSLQASLVVVIVDSALYLVALAVLQGGNAFADLSPETLGIFLLAGVVGTALGRLSTFAGVDRVGASVNSAGISARPLFATLLAVVFLGEPAALTTAVGVVVLVVGLAALALAKGGDIGGWEPYELLFPVAAAVCFAIGNVLRRYGLTSSSVSSLEAVALNELAALAVLAGYAVARGRLRDLREAPKETWAYFAGSGTITAFALLSLFAALGHPQGTVAVVDPLAATAPLFTTVFAYFLLGDLERVTRGVVVGAALIVLGVALVTAGPALLP from the coding sequence ATGGCAGACGCGCTGGCCGCGCCGCCGGTGGTGTACGCGCTTGCGCTGCTGCCCGCGCTTTTGTGGGGGTTCTCGCCGGTGCTCTCCAAGCGCGGGATGGCCGCCGGCGGCGGCTCGCTGCAGGCGTCGCTGGTCGTCGTGATCGTCGACAGCGCGCTCTACCTCGTCGCGCTCGCCGTGCTCCAGGGTGGGAACGCGTTCGCCGACCTCTCGCCCGAGACGCTGGGCATCTTCCTGCTGGCCGGCGTCGTCGGCACCGCGCTGGGTCGGCTGTCGACGTTCGCGGGCGTCGACCGCGTGGGCGCGAGCGTGAACAGCGCCGGCATCTCCGCGCGACCGCTGTTCGCCACGCTGCTGGCGGTCGTCTTCCTCGGCGAGCCGGCGGCGCTCACGACCGCCGTCGGCGTCGTCGTGCTCGTTGTCGGCCTCGCCGCGCTCGCGCTGGCGAAAGGCGGCGACATCGGCGGCTGGGAGCCGTACGAACTGCTCTTTCCCGTGGCCGCGGCGGTCTGTTTCGCGATCGGGAACGTGCTCCGGCGCTACGGGCTGACCAGTTCGAGCGTGAGTTCGCTGGAGGCGGTCGCGCTCAACGAGCTGGCCGCGCTGGCGGTGCTCGCGGGGTACGCGGTCGCCCGCGGGCGGCTGCGCGACCTCCGGGAGGCGCCGAAGGAGACGTGGGCGTACTTCGCGGGCAGCGGGACGATCACCGCGTTCGCGCTGCTGTCGCTGTTCGCGGCGCTGGGCCACCCGCAGGGCACTGTCGCGGTCGTCGACCCGCTGGCGGCGACGGCGCCGCTTTTCACTACGGTGTTCGCGTACTTCCTGCTGGGCGATCTGGAGCGGGTGACGCGCGGCGTCGTCGTCGGCGCGGCGCTGATCGTGCTCGGCGTCGCGTTGGTGACGGCGGGGCCGGCGCTGCTGCCGTAA
- a CDS encoding PAS domain S-box protein codes for MPTAPLRELIPFEAGERRIDVLVVDDDEQVAEMTATFLERELADARTTAVTDPDEAVPLLRAESFDCIVSDYDMPPFSGLELLERVRGAGFELPFVLFTGKGSEEIASRAISAGVDEYLQKGGPEEYPVLANAVENLVEKHWAEQEVRRGYRALESAEEGIGIIDENGIYRYLNRAYASMHGYERDELLGESWERLYPDEEIKRFHDDVLGELEDEGSWRGLSTGLTKDGERVPERLVLTRMADGGHVCITQEIGRGERGDALFELSPDILVVHDVEGTVLDANRQACEELGYDRDELVGTSIWDIDATADPDRALSFWEDLPMDTPRRFEGRLERADGSTFPVEIHLIRVEIDDEERFVAIIRDITERKAREEELLRKNERLEEFSSVVSHDLRNPLQVAQGRLELLAEEVDSEHVDDIRGALDRMGTLIDDLLAIAQEGTEAMEFEHVSVEEVAREAWGTVETGGASLVVDVDRRIEADRDQLRQLFENLFRNSVEHAGPDCTVTVGALPEGFYVADDGPGIPEGERKQVFDPGYSTASDGTGFGLNIVRSVADAHGWTVSLTESDDGGARFEITATE; via the coding sequence ATGCCGACGGCCCCGCTGCGCGAACTGATCCCGTTCGAGGCGGGCGAACGCCGTATCGACGTGCTGGTCGTCGACGACGACGAGCAGGTGGCGGAGATGACGGCGACGTTCCTCGAACGGGAGCTCGCGGACGCTCGAACGACGGCGGTGACCGATCCGGACGAGGCGGTCCCGCTGCTGCGAGCGGAGTCGTTCGACTGTATCGTGAGCGACTACGACATGCCGCCGTTCTCCGGGCTCGAACTGTTAGAGCGGGTCCGCGGGGCGGGGTTCGAGCTCCCGTTCGTGCTGTTCACGGGGAAGGGGAGCGAGGAGATCGCCAGCCGCGCCATCTCCGCCGGGGTCGACGAGTACCTCCAGAAGGGCGGCCCCGAGGAGTACCCCGTGCTCGCGAACGCGGTCGAGAACCTCGTCGAGAAACACTGGGCCGAGCAGGAGGTCCGCCGGGGGTACCGAGCGCTGGAGTCGGCCGAGGAGGGGATCGGGATCATCGACGAGAACGGGATCTATCGCTACCTCAACCGGGCGTACGCCTCGATGCACGGCTACGAACGCGACGAACTGCTCGGCGAGAGCTGGGAGCGACTCTACCCCGACGAGGAGATCAAGCGCTTCCACGACGACGTGCTCGGCGAACTCGAGGACGAGGGGTCGTGGCGGGGGCTCTCGACCGGGCTCACCAAGGACGGCGAGCGGGTGCCGGAACGGCTCGTGTTGACGCGCATGGCCGACGGCGGTCACGTCTGTATCACCCAGGAGATCGGCCGGGGGGAGCGCGGCGACGCGCTGTTCGAGCTCTCGCCGGACATCCTCGTGGTCCACGACGTCGAGGGGACCGTCCTCGACGCGAACCGCCAGGCCTGCGAGGAGCTCGGCTACGACCGGGACGAGCTAGTGGGGACGTCGATCTGGGACATCGACGCGACCGCCGACCCCGACCGCGCGCTCTCGTTCTGGGAGGACCTGCCGATGGACACGCCACGGCGGTTCGAGGGCCGGCTCGAACGCGCCGACGGCTCGACGTTCCCCGTCGAGATCCACCTGATCCGGGTGGAGATCGACGACGAGGAGCGGTTCGTCGCGATCATTCGCGACATCACCGAGCGGAAAGCCCGCGAGGAGGAGCTGCTCCGAAAGAACGAGCGCTTAGAGGAGTTCTCGAGCGTCGTGAGCCACGACCTCCGGAACCCCCTGCAGGTCGCACAGGGCCGGCTCGAACTGCTCGCCGAGGAGGTCGACAGCGAGCACGTCGACGACATCCGCGGCGCCCTCGACCGGATGGGGACGCTGATCGACGACCTGCTCGCGATCGCCCAGGAGGGCACGGAGGCGATGGAGTTCGAGCACGTTTCCGTCGAAGAAGTCGCCCGCGAGGCGTGGGGCACCGTCGAGACCGGCGGCGCATCGCTCGTCGTCGACGTGGATCGCCGGATCGAGGCGGATCGGGACCAGCTGCGTCAGCTGTTCGAGAACCTGTTCCGGAACAGTGTAGAGCACGCCGGCCCCGACTGCACGGTGACAGTCGGCGCGCTCCCCGAGGGGTTCTACGTCGCCGACGACGGCCCGGGTATCCCGGAGGGCGAGCGCAAGCAGGTGTTCGATCCGGGGTACTCCACCGCCTCGGACGGGACGGGGTTCGGGCTGAACATCGTCCGGAGCGTCGCCGATGCCCACGGCTGGACGGTCTCGCTGACCGAGAGCGACGACGGCGGCGCCCGCTTCGAGATCACCGCCACCGAGTAG
- a CDS encoding PQQ-binding-like beta-propeller repeat protein translates to MRRRAFLATAVGAAAALAGCSSGTGRELPSTPDGDWTHHAHDARNSGAATVGVPPRGTPAWDRGAAGSATPLVDGDAVYSVADSATALEARTGEELWATELPATADRTPVLTDDLLVVAADDRLLALDRADGEERWNVGLPRPADAALTVDPASETITVPLAGRRGAAGLVAYDTAGERLWADDTLAARATAIDGDAVSVTGYLQDGNTGVLRRLSVTDGGRQWERELDGPDTAPVVADAGVLVGDGGTLALHDPADGERVRTLGTFGDRIPETPAVADGTAFVTSSEGDLVAVEIDEGTERWRRAVGVVAGTGVGVGRDAVVASVTDLPEGDLAGIAAYERDDGAPRWEHEIEGFDASPSTAPVLAEGAVFYASNESDGVVALGDLPPATGAD, encoded by the coding sequence ATGCGAAGGCGCGCGTTCCTCGCGACCGCCGTCGGCGCGGCGGCGGCGCTGGCTGGCTGCTCGAGCGGGACGGGGCGGGAGCTCCCCTCGACGCCCGACGGCGACTGGACCCACCACGCTCACGACGCCCGCAACAGCGGTGCCGCGACCGTCGGCGTTCCGCCGCGCGGCACGCCCGCGTGGGACCGCGGCGCGGCGGGCAGTGCGACGCCGTTGGTCGACGGCGACGCCGTCTACTCGGTCGCCGACTCGGCCACGGCGCTCGAGGCCCGGACCGGCGAGGAACTGTGGGCGACCGAGCTCCCGGCGACCGCCGACCGGACGCCAGTGCTGACCGACGACCTGCTCGTCGTCGCCGCGGACGACCGCCTGCTCGCACTCGATCGCGCGGACGGCGAGGAACGCTGGAACGTCGGCCTCCCGCGCCCCGCCGACGCCGCGCTCACAGTCGATCCGGCGTCGGAAACGATCACGGTCCCGCTCGCCGGCCGCCGGGGAGCGGCAGGGCTCGTCGCGTACGATACCGCCGGCGAGCGACTGTGGGCCGACGACACGCTCGCGGCGCGTGCCACGGCGATCGACGGCGACGCGGTGTCCGTCACGGGGTACCTGCAGGACGGGAACACCGGCGTTCTCCGTCGGCTCTCGGTGACCGACGGCGGCCGACAGTGGGAGCGCGAACTCGACGGCCCCGACACGGCCCCCGTCGTCGCGGACGCGGGGGTCCTCGTCGGCGACGGGGGGACACTCGCGCTCCACGACCCCGCGGACGGCGAGCGCGTTCGCACGCTCGGGACGTTCGGCGACCGCATCCCGGAGACGCCCGCGGTCGCCGACGGGACGGCGTTCGTCACGTCGAGCGAGGGCGATCTCGTCGCGGTCGAGATCGACGAGGGGACTGAGCGCTGGCGACGGGCGGTCGGCGTCGTCGCCGGAACCGGCGTGGGCGTAGGTCGGGACGCGGTCGTCGCGTCGGTGACCGACCTCCCCGAGGGGGATCTCGCGGGGATCGCCGCCTACGAGCGGGACGACGGCGCGCCGCGCTGGGAGCACGAGATCGAGGGGTTCGACGCGTCCCCCAGCACGGCGCCGGTGCTGGCCGAGGGCGCGGTGTTCTACGCCAGCAACGAGAGCGACGGGGTGGTCGCGCTGGGCGACCTCCCGCCGGCGACGGGAGCCGACTGA
- a CDS encoding helix-turn-helix domain-containing protein, whose translation MSLIAELRLTDAQLVLRPSLQAAPGMTLEREWATAADRAADPVLFVWASGGDFEAFEAALPADPTIGDHECIDDRGARRLYRVVVNRDVTTNPAPIDRETGASRLSVETTVDGAVLEVRLPDRGSLREYISLLREHGFSVELLRAHDAADGDRAYDLSEKQAEALRAALHAGYFEVPRGTDLATLAGQFDISEQAFSERLRRGVSSVLASTVGEPKKPLSGIDPGSEAAPDGGTDE comes from the coding sequence GTGAGCCTCATCGCCGAACTCCGCCTGACCGACGCGCAGCTGGTGCTGCGCCCGTCGCTGCAGGCGGCCCCCGGGATGACCCTGGAGCGGGAGTGGGCGACTGCCGCCGACCGCGCCGCCGACCCCGTGCTGTTCGTGTGGGCCTCGGGTGGCGACTTCGAGGCGTTCGAGGCCGCGCTCCCGGCGGACCCGACGATCGGTGACCACGAATGTATCGACGACCGCGGCGCCCGGCGGCTCTACCGCGTCGTCGTCAACCGCGACGTCACCACGAACCCCGCGCCGATCGACCGGGAGACCGGCGCCTCCCGGCTCTCGGTCGAGACGACCGTCGACGGCGCGGTGCTCGAGGTCCGGCTCCCCGACCGCGGGTCGCTGCGGGAGTACATCAGCCTCCTCCGGGAGCACGGGTTCTCCGTCGAACTGCTGCGAGCCCACGACGCCGCCGACGGCGACCGGGCGTACGACCTCTCGGAGAAGCAGGCCGAGGCGCTGCGGGCGGCGCTGCACGCGGGCTACTTCGAGGTGCCCCGCGGGACCGACCTCGCAACGCTGGCCGGGCAGTTCGACATCTCCGAGCAGGCGTTCTCGGAACGGCTCCGGCGTGGCGTCTCGTCGGTACTCGCGTCGACTGTCGGCGAACCGAAAAAGCCCCTGTCGGGGATCGACCCCGGGAGCGAGGCAGCCCCCGACGGCGGCACCGACGAGTAG
- a CDS encoding pyridoxal-phosphate dependent enzyme — MTRVCWQCGSRTDDDRRVRCGCGEPLWLDTAPGAVPDSWPDRVESMWDVLPLLGVEQPEPSAGLSTAAGGTPLLRTPSLDTDGVAVHVKHEGVNPTGSFKDRGTAFGVAAAAARGESRIGTVSHGNMAESVAAYAAAAGMGCTVLVPADIADERLAAIARYDPRLVRVDGDYGRLYHEALEVGREAGVRFLNSDAPWRVAGQATTALEVLAQFARTDEIADASGAGRRSPAPDVLILPVSSGGHASGAWQAVRALTAAGLLDAAPTLCFVQAAACAPIAEAFERGDDEVTAVDGGETVAYSIANADPPSGNRALAAARATGGAVVAVDDDAIERAGERFAGAGLAVEPASATTLAALSPLRENGTLAAGDTVALVATGRGFGGADASVTADCVDLSALGSLFG, encoded by the coding sequence ATGACCCGCGTCTGCTGGCAGTGCGGGAGCCGAACCGACGACGACCGTCGGGTCCGGTGTGGCTGCGGCGAACCGCTCTGGCTCGACACCGCCCCCGGCGCAGTCCCCGACTCGTGGCCCGACCGCGTCGAGTCGATGTGGGACGTCCTGCCGCTGCTGGGGGTCGAGCAGCCCGAGCCGTCCGCGGGGCTGTCGACCGCCGCCGGCGGGACGCCGCTGCTCCGGACGCCGTCGCTCGACACCGACGGCGTCGCCGTCCACGTCAAACACGAGGGGGTGAACCCCACGGGGAGCTTCAAGGACCGCGGGACGGCGTTCGGCGTCGCCGCCGCCGCTGCCCGCGGCGAGTCGCGGATCGGCACCGTCTCCCACGGCAACATGGCCGAGAGCGTCGCCGCGTACGCCGCCGCGGCCGGGATGGGCTGTACGGTGCTCGTCCCGGCGGATATCGCCGACGAGCGGTTGGCCGCCATCGCGCGCTACGACCCGCGGCTGGTGCGCGTCGACGGCGACTACGGACGACTCTACCACGAGGCCCTGGAGGTGGGGCGGGAGGCGGGCGTGCGGTTCCTGAACAGCGACGCCCCGTGGCGCGTGGCGGGGCAGGCGACGACGGCGCTGGAGGTGCTGGCGCAGTTCGCTCGGACGGACGAGATAGCGGACGCCTCCGGCGCCGGCAGGCGGTCGCCGGCGCCCGACGTGCTGATCCTCCCGGTGAGCAGTGGCGGCCACGCGAGCGGCGCCTGGCAGGCGGTGCGGGCGCTGACCGCCGCCGGCCTGCTCGACGCGGCGCCGACGCTCTGCTTCGTACAGGCGGCCGCCTGCGCCCCCATCGCCGAGGCGTTCGAACGCGGTGACGACGAGGTGACGGCTGTCGACGGCGGTGAGACGGTCGCCTACTCGATCGCCAACGCGGACCCGCCGAGCGGGAACCGGGCGCTGGCGGCGGCGCGGGCGACCGGCGGCGCCGTCGTCGCGGTCGACGACGACGCGATCGAGCGGGCGGGCGAGCGGTTCGCGGGCGCGGGGCTGGCGGTCGAACCCGCCTCCGCGACGACGCTCGCGGCGCTGTCACCCCTCCGGGAGAACGGGACGCTCGCGGCTGGCGACACTGTCGCGCTGGTCGCCACCGGCCGGGGGTTCGGCGGCGCCGACGCGTCGGTCACGGCCGACTGCGTCGACCTGTCGGCGCTGGGGTCGCTGTTCGGCTGA
- a CDS encoding universal stress protein, protein MYDHILVGVDGSEEAERAARYALELASRVDASVTALHVVEAGTLDLARGSGEETELRRERAAVLADIEAVAEEVGHPIDDELAEGDPATQLTEHASERDADLVVVGRQGLTGVKRRLLGGVTEQVLRHSAVPVLVVPDEADVFAADRLLVPTDGSENAERALPHAAALARIDGGAVDVLNVIDLHDAGGAFDAGGLPPEFVERLEERGEEAVDRAADGIRAEYAEAAVRTAVERTTAMGGVAAEIEEYVAENGVDAVVMGSHGRGNLERALLGSVASKVLRSVDVPTLVAVRDGR, encoded by the coding sequence ATGTACGATCACATCCTGGTCGGCGTCGACGGAAGCGAGGAGGCAGAGCGAGCGGCACGCTACGCGCTCGAACTCGCCTCGCGGGTCGATGCGTCGGTGACCGCGCTCCACGTCGTCGAGGCGGGGACGCTCGACCTCGCGAGGGGGTCGGGCGAGGAGACCGAACTCCGGCGGGAGCGGGCGGCCGTCCTCGCGGATATCGAGGCGGTCGCGGAGGAGGTCGGTCACCCAATCGACGACGAACTGGCCGAGGGCGATCCCGCCACGCAGTTGACCGAGCACGCAAGCGAGCGTGACGCCGATCTCGTCGTGGTCGGCCGGCAGGGGCTGACGGGCGTGAAGCGGCGCCTGCTCGGCGGCGTGACCGAGCAGGTGCTCCGGCACAGCGCGGTGCCGGTGCTGGTCGTCCCCGACGAGGCCGACGTGTTCGCGGCCGACCGCCTGCTCGTGCCGACCGACGGGAGCGAGAACGCCGAACGGGCGCTGCCCCACGCCGCCGCGCTCGCACGGATCGACGGCGGCGCGGTCGACGTGCTGAACGTGATCGACCTCCACGACGCCGGCGGGGCGTTCGACGCCGGCGGCCTCCCCCCCGAGTTCGTCGAGCGACTGGAGGAGCGCGGCGAGGAGGCGGTCGACCGCGCCGCGGACGGGATCAGAGCGGAGTACGCCGAGGCGGCGGTCCGGACCGCCGTCGAGCGTACCACCGCCATGGGCGGCGTCGCCGCCGAGATCGAGGAGTACGTCGCGGAGAACGGCGTCGACGCGGTCGTGATGGGGTCACACGGCCGCGGGAACCTGGAGCGGGCGCTGCTGGGGAGCGTGGCGTCGAAGGTGCTCCGGAGCGTCGACGTGCCGACCCTGGTCGCGGTCCGGGACGGGCGCTGA